One window of Scheffersomyces stipitis CBS 6054 chromosome 1, whole genome shotgun sequence genomic DNA carries:
- a CDS encoding predicted protein, producing MLRSQSISNLPEQRKSRTASGFFSSFRSRKTSTNDLNSMLKSPTPLEISGPIATTHSSNPNRKLRPLSSSASSFNLSAPVVAGDTPRLPSVAVYHNKNTKSRALRIEESNKENVLEEFVHSLGEKDLPKTPTKNSHRSHAHYSPTKESRSSSHTPFSISSVHSASIGSKPSRALKSRSSAPNLSPVKASNVNKSLLTRGHRSSMYLNGIVNVQHRERDEEVLLDREKTKSRDSLGVEYNGRISPPSSQSSDLTPDSVNTVDSLLDQTSIQFIDLENTTQELVDDDNISYTTTQSSGMDETVVEENDPKEVEALKLNIKAKKIHRTNNSYNINEFMKIINNDQDIETNKLPISNRRSLELETQERKNLENLLNSEIEIVHDESLASHLSLVENGLFLTVREKKPNNQLTFIEKLMEDIDYKHLLKEESYDFYDSIGDGVDNLVLRF from the coding sequence ATGTTGAGATCGCAGAGCATCTCCAATCTACCCGAGCAGAGAAAGTCCAGAACTGCCTCtggcttcttttcttcgttcaGATCAAGAAAGACTTCTACCAACGATTTGAACTCTATGCTCAAATCGCCCACGCCTCTCGAGATATCTGGCCCTATTGCTACTACACATTCTTCTAATCCCAACAGAAAGCTCAGACCTTTAAGCTCTTCGGCTTCATCCTTCAACCTTAGTGCTCCTGTAGTCGCTGGAGATACCCCTAGACTTCCAAGCGTCGCAGTCTACCATAACAAAAATACCAAAAGCAGAGCTTTGAGGATTGAAGAGTCGAATAAGGAAAATGTCTTAGAAGAGTTTGTACATTCACTAGGAGAAAAGGATCTTCCCAAAACCCCAACCAAAAACTCCCACAGAAGCCATGCCCATTATTCGCCCACCAAGGAATCTAGAAGTAGCTCACACACTCCGTTCTCTATATCTTCTGTTCATTCTGCTTCTATTGGTTCCAAACCGTCAAGAGCCCTTAAGTCCAGATCCAGCGCTCCTAATTTGAGCCCTGTGAAAGCCTCCAATGTGAACAAATCTCTCCTCACTCGCGGGCACAGATCTCTGATGTACTTAAATGGCATTGTTAATGTACAACACAGAGAAAGggatgaagaagtacttTTGGACAGAGAAAAGACTAAATCAAGAGATTCTCTTGGTGTAGAGTATAACGGCAGGATTTCACCCCCATCTTCACAAAGCCTGGACTTGACTCCAGACTCCGTCAATACTGTCGATTCACTCTTGGACCAGACGTCCATTCAGTTCATCGACTTGGAAAACACAACTCAAGAGCTCGTGGACGACGATAATATCAGCTACACCACTACACAATCCTCGGGAATGGATGAAACTGTAGTGGAAGAGAACGATCCTAAGGAGGTGGAGGCTCTCAAGCTCAACATCAAGGCAAAGAAGATACACCGTACAAACAACTCCTACAACATAAACGAGTTTATGAAGATTATCAACAACGACCAAGACATAGAAACCAACAAATTGCCCATAAGCAACAGAAGATCGTTGGAACTTGAAACCCAGGAAAGGAAAAACCTTGAAAACCTCCTAAACTCTGAGATCGAAATTGTTCACGACGAGTCGTTAGCATCACACCTTTCTTTAGTGGAGAACGGTTTGTTCTTGACAGTcagagaaaagaaaccCAACAAT